The proteins below come from a single Roseiflexus sp. RS-1 genomic window:
- a CDS encoding plastocyanin/azurin family copper-binding protein: protein MKMQKPVWMLMVALVAAFALAACGGGGGGGGGGGGASTTIEIASDGENLAYDKKEFTVPTGQTITLTFKNVSTAQQHNIVIVKGGEDVAAKVDEEAINAGPPDFLPADRTNIIAATKMLGPGGSETITFTAPAPGTYLYICTYPAHYAGGMKGVMTVSP, encoded by the coding sequence ATGAAGATGCAGAAGCCTGTATGGATGCTGATGGTTGCGCTGGTTGCCGCGTTCGCGCTCGCTGCATGCGGCGGTGGCGGCGGCGGTGGCGGCGGTGGCGGCGGTGCAAGCACGACGATCGAGATCGCGTCTGATGGTGAAAATCTGGCGTATGATAAAAAAGAGTTCACCGTTCCAACCGGTCAGACGATCACGCTGACGTTCAAGAATGTCTCAACGGCGCAGCAGCACAACATCGTTATTGTCAAGGGCGGTGAGGATGTGGCTGCCAAAGTTGATGAAGAAGCAATCAACGCCGGTCCGCCGGACTTCCTGCCGGCTGATCGCACCAATATTATTGCAGCGACGAAGATGCTCGGTCCTGGCGGCAGTGAGACAATCACGTTCACTGCTCCCGCTCCCGGCACGTATCTCTACATCTGCACGTACCCCGCGCACTACGCTGGCGGCATGAAGGGTGTGATGACCGTCTCGCCTTGA